ATTCTAGAGTTCTAGAATTCTAGAGTTCTAGAATTCTACAGTTCTATAACTCTTGAGTTCTATAGTTCTAGTGTTCTTGGACATCTAGACATTATTCTCAAACTACCTCTCTAACGAATATCAACGTACCAGCGTCAAAGTGTTTCTCGATGCGGCGCCACTGACGACTCTGGTTGAGGGCGACACAGGCTGCTGCCAGCAGGAACAGCAGACACCCGATGATGGCGAGCAGCAGTGACGCTACCTGCCAGTCCCACAGAATCTCCTCGGTGCTGGTGGCCGGCACTACGCGCCGATATCCCTCCACACCATCGCCCTCTTTCCGACGCTCCTGCCGTAAACCAAAGCGCAAAACAATAGTCAGCAAATATGGTACGCCTATAATACCTCCAGATATTCGCATCTTACCTCTTTCCAGTGATGGTCGCGCGTACGGCCCAAGGGTCCAATCCCATTACCGTTCCCGTCCGGGAGATGCGGGTAGGGGCGATGATCAGCCGCGGTCAGATCCTTCATCGTGCCGCAAACCGTGTTCATATAGTCCTGGCAGGGTCTCAGGACGACCTGATGATTCGCACAGACACGGCACGGTACGCACTCGCCTATCGTTGGATCCCACCAGCTTTTGCGCGATTCGCAAGCCGCCCCCACCAGCATTGACCCGCCGCTTCCTCCCCCCGGCCCATCGCCGAGATCCATTAGCTGAAGCAAGATGGCGAGCAGCACTAGCGTAGTGGTCGGTATAATGCCCCGACACGTTCGCTGTTGACTTCGTCGACGTCCCATCTGCGCCATTCCGGACCTATCTGATACGTgtgtcattttgtgtgtgagtggatgtattggtgtgtgttttcttacACACGTGAACGTATctataatgcaaaaaaaacaat
This sequence is a window from Anopheles marshallii chromosome X, idAnoMarsDA_429_01, whole genome shotgun sequence. Protein-coding genes within it:
- the LOC128712492 gene encoding tumor necrosis factor receptor superfamily member wengen, with protein sequence MTHVSDRSGMAQMGRRRSQQRTCRGIIPTTTLVLLAILLQLMDLGDGPGGGSGGSMLVGAACESRKSWWDPTIGECVPCRVCANHQVVLRPCQDYMNTVCGTMKDLTAADHRPYPHLPDGNGNGIGPLGRTRDHHWKEERRKEGDGVEGYRRVVPATSTEEILWDWQVASLLLAIIGCLLFLLAAACVALNQSRQWRRIEKHFDADMEALSAQLVNHLASMQHLESGPILLENFDHGRLRSTGHHPIEVRCVYLDQLLDEKCAQKALSVQPATGNLYIEESIDTPRIQSSVPSIPARSPATPAVPPISPIRHY